One window from the genome of Brachyspira sp. SAP_772 encodes:
- a CDS encoding methyl-accepting chemotaxis protein, whose product MKNKFNSLTIQIPMAINIFITSLLFISIFTLVSMSSKAIDKANYDGFQTTVKGYTTFINSWSENQLVLADTYSSLSFVINYMIQRNVEAEANMLTVLGLMGAKNPYVISLSLVEKDSTIINSSSKADDISGKKISELFPDLWQKFDSVKKPTLSDNIYKNKDGKWIIGCISPVLSRTDQSYLGAMLVILDWSKVVDEMLINIGDNFDNDRRIFIINQKNIIMHNLLENIGKEFPVEFNNVINEKEGYLSFTESSVEKSCFFYSANTLPWKLAIAIPNKLLNQNRNQLIITGIIIGIIGIIIGYVIGYFYTKIKISPLKIVAKEAKDMSKGNFVLEDHKFQNNEIGEIADSFREMRDALSNIINEVNNTSQKINESALTLSRGSDDLERRTEEQASSLEETSSAIHQMASTIKSSTSNSLEGNNMMASSKEAVENGARSISATTTNIEEVYEDSEKIKSITKTIEDIAFQTNILALNASVEAARAGEHGKGFAVVASEVRNLAQNAQTSAKDITLLIDNIYEKINKSAETARESKLIFDDIQSKVENTAKIMNEISTTALEQETSIEHINTSISKIDDITNKNVALVDETAISSKEILEQAQNLQELMKFFKMN is encoded by the coding sequence ATGAAAAATAAATTTAATAGTTTAACAATACAAATCCCTATGGCAATTAATATATTTATTACTTCATTGCTATTTATATCAATATTCACATTAGTAAGTATGTCTTCTAAAGCCATAGATAAAGCAAATTATGATGGTTTTCAAACAACTGTAAAAGGATATACAACTTTTATAAATTCTTGGTCTGAAAATCAGCTTGTATTAGCAGATACTTATTCTTCATTATCATTTGTAATTAATTATATGATACAAAGAAATGTTGAAGCAGAAGCTAATATGCTAACTGTATTAGGATTAATGGGGGCAAAAAACCCTTATGTAATTAGTTTATCATTGGTAGAAAAAGACAGCACTATTATAAACAGCTCATCAAAGGCAGATGATATAAGCGGAAAAAAAATATCTGAATTGTTTCCAGATTTATGGCAAAAATTTGACAGTGTAAAAAAACCTACATTGTCAGACAATATATATAAAAATAAAGATGGTAAATGGATTATAGGTTGTATATCTCCTGTACTTTCAAGAACGGATCAAAGTTATTTGGGGGCTATGCTTGTAATATTGGATTGGTCTAAGGTTGTTGATGAGATGCTAATTAATATTGGAGATAATTTTGATAATGATAGAAGAATTTTTATTATTAATCAAAAAAATATTATAATGCATAATTTATTAGAGAATATTGGAAAAGAATTTCCAGTTGAATTTAATAATGTAATTAATGAAAAAGAAGGATATCTATCATTTACAGAATCATCTGTAGAGAAATCATGCTTCTTTTACTCTGCTAATACCCTTCCTTGGAAATTAGCAATTGCCATACCAAATAAATTATTAAATCAAAATAGAAATCAATTAATAATTACTGGAATTATTATAGGAATCATAGGAATTATTATTGGATATGTAATAGGATACTTCTATACAAAAATAAAAATTTCACCTCTAAAAATTGTAGCAAAAGAGGCAAAAGATATGTCAAAAGGAAACTTTGTATTAGAAGATCATAAATTCCAAAATAATGAAATAGGTGAAATAGCAGATTCTTTTAGAGAGATGAGAGATGCTCTATCTAATATAATTAATGAAGTTAACAACACTTCTCAAAAGATTAATGAATCAGCTTTAACATTATCTAGAGGAAGCGATGATTTAGAGAGAAGAACAGAAGAGCAAGCAAGCAGTTTGGAAGAAACTTCATCTGCAATACATCAAATGGCTTCTACAATAAAAAGCTCTACATCAAACTCTCTAGAAGGCAATAATATGATGGCATCATCTAAAGAAGCTGTAGAAAATGGTGCTAGAAGTATATCTGCAACTACAACAAATATAGAAGAAGTTTATGAAGACAGTGAAAAAATTAAAAGCATAACAAAAACAATAGAAGATATAGCTTTTCAAACTAACATACTTGCCCTTAATGCATCTGTAGAGGCTGCACGTGCAGGAGAACATGGAAAAGGTTTTGCTGTTGTAGCTTCAGAAGTAAGAAACTTAGCTCAAAATGCACAAACCTCTGCTAAAGATATAACATTATTAATAGACAACATATACGAAAAAATTAACAAATCTGCAGAAACTGCTAGAGAATCTAAATTAATATTTGATGATATACAATCAAAAGTAGAAAATACCGCTAAAATAATGAATGAAATAAGCACAACTGCCTTAGAACAAGAAACTTCTATAGAGCATATAAATACATCTATATCAAAAATAGATGATATTACAAATAAAAATGTTGCTTTGGTAGATGAGACAGCTATATCATCAAAAGAAATTTTAGAACAAGCACAAAATTTGCAAGAATTAATGAAATTCTTTAAGATGAATTAA
- a CDS encoding MGDG synthase family glycosyltransferase yields the protein MKKILIISSEYTGHGHKSVHTALIQGFERLYKDSIEIKVVNGFTLGGPDLLAGERLYNQCVKYFPKLWENIFKFSFKNKDFINRNNSITIKRSFLKIYKEYKPDLILNVHPLFSGSLLNIIEKNKLDVKFFILITDLITITKIWFDNRADKIISPSKEATEYMIKNGIDREKLITFGLPVRDGFTAPFASKEEIIKNTNIDGKLKILILNNSEKTKRLLYIIKNLYSRYNCEVTIVCGRNKSTYNKLTQFYSSRSYSPQIIGYTQDIAKLFHENDILITRSGPTAIIEAVNCIIPIVSMGALPGQEEENPIYIQQNGLGLDSKSTDDIFNKIDLLIANNREKLVKMREAQFDYYGRNVRDDIVKYLADNI from the coding sequence AGCATTGAAATAAAAGTAGTTAATGGTTTTACTTTAGGCGGACCTGATTTATTAGCAGGAGAGAGACTTTATAATCAGTGTGTAAAATATTTTCCTAAACTTTGGGAGAATATTTTTAAGTTTTCATTTAAAAATAAAGATTTTATTAATAGAAATAATTCTATAACAATTAAGAGAAGTTTTTTAAAGATTTATAAAGAATATAAGCCAGATTTAATTTTAAATGTTCATCCTCTTTTTAGCGGAAGTTTATTAAATATCATAGAGAAAAATAAGTTGGATGTGAAGTTTTTTATACTTATTACAGATTTGATTACAATAACAAAGATTTGGTTTGATAATAGGGCAGATAAAATAATAAGCCCATCAAAAGAAGCTACAGAATATATGATAAAAAATGGAATAGATAGAGAAAAGCTTATAACATTTGGTCTTCCTGTAAGAGATGGTTTTACAGCCCCTTTTGCAAGCAAAGAAGAGATTATTAAAAATACAAATATTGACGGAAAACTAAAAATATTAATACTAAACAATTCTGAAAAAACTAAAAGACTTCTATATATAATAAAAAATCTCTATAGCAGATATAATTGTGAAGTTACAATAGTATGCGGAAGAAATAAGAGTACATACAATAAGCTAACTCAATTTTATTCTTCAAGGAGTTATAGTCCTCAGATAATAGGCTACACACAAGATATAGCAAAACTTTTTCATGAGAATGATATATTGATAACAAGATCAGGCCCTACAGCTATAATAGAGGCAGTTAATTGTATTATCCCAATAGTATCTATGGGGGCTTTGCCTGGTCAGGAAGAAGAGAATCCTATTTATATACAGCAAAATGGTTTAGGTTTAGATTCAAAATCTACAGATGATATATTTAACAAAATAGATTTACTTATCGCTAATAATAGAGAAAAACTTGTAAAAATGCGAGAGGCACAATTTGATTATTATGGCAGAAATGTAAGAGATGATATTGTTAAATATTTAGCAGATAATATTTAA
- a CDS encoding PepSY-like domain-containing protein has translation MKKTLYIIFALSMLITSYAYSKSVAISEVPKSAIAFADKYFPDNYLYRASEMSGTYILIFKGGLKIYVNNRGEWGTISGGGNEISIDYLEENIKNAIKKEFPNEKVIYIQKKSKDYKIEFKNRQKITIDFDGNIKK, from the coding sequence ATGAAAAAAACATTATATATAATTTTTGCTTTATCAATGCTAATTACTTCTTATGCTTATTCTAAATCTGTTGCAATAAGTGAAGTTCCTAAAAGTGCTATAGCATTTGCTGATAAATATTTTCCAGATAATTATTTATATAGAGCTTCTGAAATGTCTGGTACGTATATTTTAATATTCAAAGGCGGATTAAAAATATATGTAAACAATAGAGGAGAATGGGGCACTATAAGCGGCGGAGGAAATGAAATATCTATAGATTATCTTGAAGAGAATATAAAAAACGCTATAAAGAAAGAATTTCCAAATGAAAAAGTTATATATATACAGAAAAAAAGTAAAGATTACAAAATTGAATTCAAAAATAGACAAAAAATTACTATAGACTTTGACGGAAATATTAAAAAATAA